The stretch of DNA CTCCGCCGCGGCCGTCCGGCCTCTGACGTCGATCTGCAGCGGCGTGCCCACGGCGCTGAGCGCGGCCGGCACCATGGCGAGGCCGATCGCCTTCTTCAGGAACGGCGTCTGCGTGCCGCTCGTCACCACGCCGCAGGGCGCGCCGTCGAGGAGCACGGCATGGCCGTGTCGCGCGATGGCGCGGTCGCGCACTTCGAAGCCCACGAGGCGGCGGCTGAGACCTTGGGCCCGCTGCTCGCGCAGCCGCTCGGCTCCCATGAACGACGGTTTCTGCCAGCCGACGATCCACCCCAGGCCAGCCTCGAGCACCGTGGTCGCGTCGTCCATGTCGGTGCCGCAGAGCCGCATGCCGGCTTCCAGGCGCAGCGTGTCGCGCGCCCCAAGACCGCACGGGATCAGATCGACCGCACGACCGGCCTCCAGCACCGCGGTCCACACGCGCACTGCCTGGGCAGGTGGGACGAACAGCTCGAATCCATCCTCGCCGGTGTACCCGGTCCGCGAGATCGTCGCCAGGACGGAGGCGACCTCGCCGGTGGCGAACCAGTAGTACTTGATGGCGTCGAGGTCAACCGCCGTGAGCTGCTTCAGGACGTCGATCGCGGCGGGACCCTGCACCGCGATCAGCGCATATCGGGCGCTCGCGTTGACGACCGCGACGTCGCCGCCCTCGGCCTTCGCCTCGGCGGTGATCCACGCGTGGTCGCCGGCGATGTTCGCAGCGTTCACCACGATCATGTAATGGTCCGCCGCCATCCGGTACACCAGCACGTCGTCGACGAATGTGCCGGTCGGCGTCGTGAGCGCGGAGTACTGGGCCTGTCCGATGGCGAGTCGCGACGCGTCGTTGCAGGTGAGGCGCTGGATCAGCGCGAGGGCGTCCGCGCCGGCGACTTCGATTTGTCCCATGTGGCTGACGTCGAAGACGCCAGCGCGCGTCCGCACGGCCATGTGCTCGGCGGTGATGCCGGAGTACTCCAACGGCATGTCCCAGCCGCCGAACTCGACCATCCGGGCGCCGCTGGCCCGGTGCGTGTCGTTGAGTGGCGTCTTTCGCGGACCGGCGGTCGTACCTGCTGACATCGTCGATGGCGCCGGCGCGGACCCATTCCTCGCCGATGGCACCACAACGTACTATTGCGTCGTGAGCCGGTCAAGGAGCGCCCGCCGCATTGCGCCCGACTCGCGCGGTCGCCGTGTCGCACGTGGATCGCAGGCGTCGCGGTAGCAGAACACTGGTCGGGTAGTCGGAGGTCGTGGCGTTCACGATGCGGCCTCACGGTTCTCGTGAGCGAGACGACGACGGGTGGGGCGATAGGGGTATTCGAGATAGGCCTGCAGCGTGTGGTAGCTGATGTTGAGCACGTCGCAGGCCCGCCGCTTGTTGCCGCCGCAGCGCTCCAGGACGAGCCGCACGTACCGGCTGCACCAGCCGCGCAGGGAGTCGTCGCAGTCGCCCGCGCCGGCCTGCACTTCACGATACTCGTGCCGCACGGCGTCCGGCAGGTCGGCCAGGGTGATTTGCGGACCCGCCGCGAGCGCAATCGCACGCTCCAGCACGCGCGCCAACTGCCGGACGTTTCCCGGCCAGTTGTAGACCGTCAGCGCTTCCCTCGCCGCGCTCGCGATCGTCACCTCCGTCGTCCTGCTGTGGCGCCGGAGGAAGTGATCGATGAGCAACGGGATGTCGCTGCGTCGATCCCTGAGCGGCGGCACGACGATCTCGACCCCCGAGAGGCGGTAGTACAGGTCGGCCCTGAACTGGCCGCCCGTCACCATCGCGTGCAGGCTTCGGTTCGTCGCGGCAATCACGCGCGTGTCGATCGACTGGAGCCCCGTGCTGCCGACCCGCTCGACGGTCATGTCCTGCAGGACCCGGAGCAGCTTGGCCTGCGCGGTGAGCGACAGGTCCGCGACTTCGTCGAGAAAGAGCGTCCCCTGATCGGCCAGCTCGAACTTGCCCCGGCGGCCCCGCACGCCCGTGGCGGTTCGCTCCTCGATGCCGAACAGCTCCGCCTCGACCAGCGTGTCGACGATGGCCGCGCAGTTGACGGCGATGAAGGGCCCGCGATGGCGCGGGCTCCTCGTGTGGATCTCGCGCGCGACCAGTTCCTTGCCTGCGCCGCTCTCGCCCTCGACCAGCACGGTGAAGCTCGTCCGCGCGATCCGTCCGATTCGCGTGCGCAACTCGCGCATGACCTCGCTCTCGCCCACCAGCATCGCCACCGCCCCTCGAGTGCGTGTATCAACAGTGGTGCCAGAAACTGGCGTTCGGCGCCCTCCCGCCGCACGGGCCCGCGTCGTCCGTTGGCCCGAGGCGAGCCCGCACGTTCACGTCCAGTGGCAGATGCCGCGAAACAGCGGCCCGTTCCTACCCACCGCGACGACCGTCCACGACCAGACCACCGCGCGCCGCGGCGACGCCGGCGCGTCCGGTCCGGTGTCGACCACGTCGACCTCGCGGCCGGGCCGAAGCCGGAGGCGCCCCTCGAGCTCGATGCCGCCGGGCCATTCGCCCAGGGTCTTGACGTCGCTGCCAATCCGAACGCGAGTTGGCGCTACGGTTGCCATGTTCTCGAGCCTGGGTCGTACCGGAGAACGCGCGTTCGCCCGTTGACGCCGCCCACCCGCACGCAGTACTGAATGCCGCTCGCCGACCGAATGAAGGCGGTGCCGGCCGTCGCATCGCCGTCGGGCGAGAAGCTCGCGAGATTGCTCGCGCCGAACCGGACGGGATCGGGCGACCCTGGTTCGCCCGCCGGACCCCGAAGAGCCGGGTCGACGGCGATCGCTACATCCTTGAACACTCGCTCGATCATCGTCGGCGAGCTGGAGCACTCGTCGATGCCGTCGGCGATGTCGGCACGCCGAAGGCCATTGCCGTTGCCGTCGGCGCAGCGCCGAAGCGTCCAGCCGTTGTGCGTGGGCTCGAACGCCACGCCGACGGAGCGAGCCTCGAACGCCGCCTGCTGCCGCGCGTCTCTCATGATGGCGGCGATGAAGCCGGCCGCGTGTCGAACGCGGCCGGCTTCCACCGCTCGGGCGGTCACCGGCACCGACAGGACTCCCAGCGTGAGGACGAGGCCGAGCGCGACCACGACGTCCGCGAGCGTCGCGCCCTCGTCACGATGGCGGTGGGCAGGTGTGCCTGCGGCCGGCAACGCGCCGGGATGTCGCACGATCACCGATCGGCCGTCCTCGAAGCCGAGCCCACGGTGATCAGGGGCCTCAGCTTGAGGAAGTTCTTCTCGCCGATCCCCTGGACGTTCATGAGCTCTTCGATCTTCTTGAAGGTGCCGTTCTTCTGGCGGTACTCGAGGATTCGTGCGGCCATCGACGGCCCGATGCCCGGCAACTGCTGGAGATCGGTCGCGGTGGCCTGATTGAGGTTGACGAGCGCTGCCGTCGCGGCGGCGGGCGCTTTGGCCTCCTGCGCACGGACGGGGGCGGCGAGCCCGGTCAGACAAACGATGGCGCACGAGAGCGCGGCGCCCAGTAAACGCATGCACGGCTTCATGGGTCCTCCTGCTGAAGTGGCCGCGACGCGGCCGTTCTTCCCTCTGGCAAGGACCTCGCCAGCGTCGGACCACTCATGTCGTGTCGGTGCAAGTCGTTGACACAGCGCGGACTGGAAGCCAATCGCGCCAGGCTTCGCCAGCACGGTGGCCGCGCCGGGCGCGGGAAACGACAACGGCGGGATGCGCTTCGGCGCTGAAGGCACGAACGCCGACGCCTGCCGTTGCTCCTCCCCCAGAAGGCTCGCGGCTACTCCTCGCCGTCGGTGATGACGGGATTCATTTCCGGATGCCGGCTCGCCGTGAAGATTTCCCAGCAGGTGATGAACATGCCGGCGAGGATCGGCCCGATGATGAACCCGCTCGCGCCGAGCACCGCCAGCCCGCCAAGCGTCGAGAACAGCACGACAACGTCCGGCATCCGCGTGTCGCGGCCGACGAGACGCGGCCGCAGCAGGTTGTCGACCGAACCGACGACGAGGCTGCAGAAGGCGGCGAGCGAGACGGCGCGCATCGGGTGGCCGCCGAGCAGCAGAATCACGCACGCCGGCACCCAGACCAGCGCGCCGCCGACCACGGGCAGCACGGAGAGCAGCGCCATGACGACGCCCCAGAAGAGCGCGTCGGGAATCCCGACCACCGCGAACGCAAGCCCGGAGAGGCTGCCCTGCACGAGCCCGATGATGAGCGTGCCCTTCACCGTGGCGCGCGTCACCGACAGGAACCGCTCGGTCATCTGGAGCTGGTCCCGCTCGGTGAGCGGCAGGTGCCGGAGGATCTGGCGCCACAGTCGCGGGCCGTCCATCAGGAGGAAGAACATCGTGTACAGGAGCAGGAAGAACTGGAAGACGAAGTTCACCGTGCTCAGCGTGCCGCTGGAGAGCCAGCCGACCAGCGTGCTCCCGACGCGATTCGCGACATCGGCCAGCCGAGTGAGGATCTGCTCGCGGAACGGCTCGATCCGCTCGAAGCCGGGCAGCCGCTGCACGCGCTCGCCCAGCCAGCCCGGCTCGCTGACCATCTGTTCGATCACGGGCGTGATGCGTTCGGACACGCGCATCGCCTGGTTGATGACGACCGTGGAGACGCCGAAGAGCGGAACGATGACGAGCGTGAG from Acidobacteriota bacterium encodes:
- a CDS encoding sigma-54-dependent Fis family transcriptional regulator, which translates into the protein MAMLVGESEVMRELRTRIGRIARTSFTVLVEGESGAGKELVAREIHTRSPRHRGPFIAVNCAAIVDTLVEAELFGIEERTATGVRGRRGKFELADQGTLFLDEVADLSLTAQAKLLRVLQDMTVERVGSTGLQSIDTRVIAATNRSLHAMVTGGQFRADLYYRLSGVEIVVPPLRDRRSDIPLLIDHFLRRHSRTTEVTIASAAREALTVYNWPGNVRQLARVLERAIALAAGPQITLADLPDAVRHEYREVQAGAGDCDDSLRGWCSRYVRLVLERCGGNKRRACDVLNISYHTLQAYLEYPYRPTRRRLAHENREAAS
- a CDS encoding AI-2E family transporter, which codes for MAEDRFRSAFLLLLVIAVTLAFGAVLRPFATTILLAAILSGLVRPLYTRLERAFNGRRPLAAGVTLLLVLTLVIVPLFGVSTVVINQAMRVSERITPVIEQMVSEPGWLGERVQRLPGFERIEPFREQILTRLADVANRVGSTLVGWLSSGTLSTVNFVFQFFLLLYTMFFLLMDGPRLWRQILRHLPLTERDQLQMTERFLSVTRATVKGTLIIGLVQGSLSGLAFAVVGIPDALFWGVVMALLSVLPVVGGALVWVPACVILLLGGHPMRAVSLAAFCSLVVGSVDNLLRPRLVGRDTRMPDVVVLFSTLGGLAVLGASGFIIGPILAGMFITCWEIFTASRHPEMNPVITDGEE
- a CDS encoding helix-hairpin-helix domain-containing protein yields the protein MRLLGAALSCAIVCLTGLAAPVRAQEAKAPAAATAALVNLNQATATDLQQLPGIGPSMAARILEYRQKNGTFKKIEELMNVQGIGEKNFLKLRPLITVGSASRTADR
- the gcvT gene encoding glycine cleavage system aminomethyltransferase GcvT, with the translated sequence MSAGTTAGPRKTPLNDTHRASGARMVEFGGWDMPLEYSGITAEHMAVRTRAGVFDVSHMGQIEVAGADALALIQRLTCNDASRLAIGQAQYSALTTPTGTFVDDVLVYRMAADHYMIVVNAANIAGDHAWITAEAKAEGGDVAVVNASARYALIAVQGPAAIDVLKQLTAVDLDAIKYYWFATGEVASVLATISRTGYTGEDGFELFVPPAQAVRVWTAVLEAGRAVDLIPCGLGARDTLRLEAGMRLCGTDMDDATTVLEAGLGWIVGWQKPSFMGAERLREQRAQGLSRRLVGFEVRDRAIARHGHAVLLDGAPCGVVTSGTQTPFLKKAIGLAMVPAALSAVGTPLQIDVRGRTAAAEVVAEPFYRRPRPRPAAAPAP